From Halorientalis litorea:
TAGTCGCGCGTGAGTTCGTACTTCGTGAACTCCGTGTACGCCGAGTCCGAGGCGACTTCGTTCACCTTGAAGGTGAGTTTCTTGTTGTTCTCGCTGGCGTCGTTTTTCAGGTCGCCCAGCGTGGTCTCGATGGTCCGTCCGAGGACCTTCTCCGATTCGTCTGCGGGCGTGTCACCGAGTTCCTCGCGCTCGAACTCCTCGGGCGCGATGACGGTGTACCACTGCTTGCCCTGTCGTTGCCGTGAAACTGAACGTTCGCTCATGATTGTAGTGTATCCGCTATCCGTACGTTGACGACGTAATCGTCGACCGTCGACAGCAGGCCGCCGGTCGAGTCGCGCTCGATGACCGTGCGCACGGCGTCGTCGTCCGTTGTCGTCTCCATCTCCGCGGTGTTGTCCGGGCGCAGGGCGGCCGCGACCCGTTCGGCACTCTCGTCGTCGCCGTGCCGGGTCGTGACCGTCGCGCGCCGGG
This genomic window contains:
- a CDS encoding KEOPS complex subunit Pcc1 — translated: MTRRATVTTRHGDDESAERVAAALRPDNTAEMETTTDDDAVRTVIERDSTGGLLSTVDDYVVNVRIADTLQS